GCAGGGAAAAAGAAAGAAATGGAACCAATGGTTGTAAAACAACTATTTGATAAATTAATGCAAAAAGAGTTTTTCCAATCGATGCGCCATGACTTTAAAGAAATTGATACAAACTGGGGCAAAAAAGATGTTGTGAAAAAAGAAATGGAAGAGGCTCTAGCTTTTTATAAAGGTGTAGAAGGTACAGTTGGAAAGCGTGATACAGCATATGGGACACAAATGGCTTCTCAAATTAAAGGTGGCTTTGATGAAATGCAAGCAGCCATTGACAAAGGTGACAAACTTGCATTTGCGCTTGGTAAGCAAGTTGTAGATAAAACGTTAATGAAAACATTCTATTTCGCGACAGGTGAAGTTCCACACGGTTATGCTACAAAAATGGTAGAAGAAGCAAAAACAGATGAGAAAAAAGCGAAAATTGAACAAGCAGAAGGATGGGCATTTTATCAAGCCATCTACCCATATATGAAAAAAGCAGCTCCTGAAGATGCGGACTTTATCTTAAAGCAATTTGATTTAAAAACAGATGTGAAAACAGTTGATGCAAAAGCAGTAAATCAAGCATTTGTACGTGGATTCGCAAAAGTTGCATTAGGTGAGTATAAAGAAAGCCAAGAAAACTTTGGAAAAGACAAAGGTCCGGTTACAGCATTAGAAGGTGCATTGTTCATTAACATCATTGAAAATGATTTGAAAACAGTGCTTGGTGAGCAGGCAACAGTAGAGTTAACAAAAACAGCACAGTCTTATTTAGAAGCAGTAAAAGCGAAAAAGAAAGAAGATGCTGATAAATTGTTACCACAGCTTGAGTCTACTTTAAATAAAGCTGTTGAAGCAGCGAAATAGTCTGCTTAAACGTATGTCTTTTTTGAAGAAACCTTGTCTTAACAAGGTTTCTTCTTTTACATGATGTGATAGAGGGTGGTGAAATGAATGAAAATATTAATTACTGGAGGAGCAGGTTTTATTGGAAGTCACCTTGCTTTGAAACTGTTAGCACAGGGAAAGCAAGTCGTACTACTTGATAATTTCCACTCCTATTATGCAAAATCAAGAAAACAGTTTCAGCTTGCACAAGTTCAACGATATGGAAATGTTCCATTTTACGAGTGTGATATTTTGTACAAAGAAGATGTGAAAGCTGTTATGCAGCAAGAGAAGGTTGATGGAGTTATTCATTTAGCCGGGTTTCCAGGTGTGAGACCATCGCTCGAAATGCCCGGTGCTTATGTTGATATTAATATAAAAGGGACAAGCAACGTATTAACATGTGCGGGAGAAGAAAATGTAAAACATGTCATTGTGGCATCATCATCTTCTGTATATGGAGAGCAGACGGGAATACCTTTGCAGGAGGAAATGGCAAACGGTCGTGTTTTATCCCCTTATGCGGCATCAAAATATGGAGCGGAATCGCTTTGCCATGCTTATCAATATATGTATGGATTTCAACTAAATATTTTACGTTTTTTTACTGTATACGGTCCATGGGGGCGTCCTGATATGGCAATAGCAAGCTTTATTCGAAAATTGTTAAATGAAGAAGAAATTGTTGTATATGGAAAAGGGACAGGCCGGGATTACACATATATTGATGATATTACAGAAGGAATTGCTCTTACATTAGAATCGAATAAAAGTGATGTATACAATCTAGGATCGAATGCACCAATTTTAATGAGCGAATTACTTACAGGGTTAGAGAAACATTTCCCACTTATGCGTGTAAGGCGAGAAGCACATCGTAAAGGAGATGTGACATCGACGTGGGCTGATATTTCAAAAGCGAAAGAACAGCTTGGATATGAACCTCGTGTATCATTTGCAGAAGGGTTGGAACGAACTATTGCTTGGGCGAAACAACATCCGGATACTGTTTAATCTTTGTGGTATTTTCTTGTTATGTGTTTTTTTGGTCATATCGTGGCAATCATTTGAAGCGTCTTCTTTGTGGAGGCAACTATATGGATTATGGAAACATCCTTATACCTTAATGTTTCTTATTGTGATGTATGGTATTGCATTTTTCTTTCGTGCATACGCTTGGAAATTGTATCTTCATCATCACATTACAATGAAAGAGGCTTTATATGGATTGTTTTATAGTTTGTTTATTAATCATGTTTCTCCATTGAAAGTAGGGGATGCTGTTCGCATTGCGATCATTACAAAGGAAAAGAAAGTGACGTTAGGAGAAGCGACACAATCAGTTGTTATTCTTCGTATATTAGATTTGCTTATTCTTGGTGTATTTGGAACAGTAGGGATGTTTATACTGTGGGGGAATGTTTTACTGAATGTTCCTGTTATCCTCGCTTGCATATGTATCGGAAGTGGGACGTTGTTTCTTTTGTATAAGAAAGTACCGCAATTTGTAGTGGGGCAGTGGAAGCAATTAAAGGCTGTTTTGTTTACAATACAAGGCGTAATCATTATCTTACTAATTGTAATGAGCTGGGTTTGCGAAGCGTTTGTTATTTATGAAATTGCGAGTTCGCTTACATTTATTCAAGCAGTTTGGGTGAATAGTATGACCATCGCAGGGCAAGTGTTTCAATTAACACCAGGCGGTCTTGGGACATATGAAACGGTAATGACGTTTGCGCTAAGAGCGCTTGGAGTAGGGGCAGTAGCAGCATATGAATGGTCACTAATGAGTCATGGCTTTAAATTTATATTTTCTTATGGTGTGGGTGCAATCCTGCTCGTCTTATATCCGATGGAGTTGCGTTCACTAGTCAGTCAGAAGGGAGAAAACATCCGGTGGAAGAAGTAAAAAAAGCATCAAAGTTTGAAAAAGTTGCAGCCCGTTGCTGGAACTTACTGAATGAAGGAAAACCGTTTACACCTATTTTTGTATTCGGTACATTTTTATTGTTTTCTATCTCGCAGTTTGGACAACCTGGTTTTATTTCAGCATTTTTTAGTAGTTTTGTCCTCATTGTACCTTTACTCGTTTTATATTATTTGTTTGATTTTCCATTGTTTTTAAGAAACTATTTATGGTTCCCGTTTAGTGCATATCTAATTGTATTTAAGATGGTCCATTTGCCATTATTCTTTTTTGCATTAGGATTATATTTCTTCTTTACAATTTTATTTTGGGGAACATTGTATTATCATTTACGAATTGGTACATCATGGTTGAACTTCACACGGTTTTGGAAGCTAGTTTTAAAAAATAGTGATTCTACAAGTGGGAATGCACAAGAACAAATGCCAAAGTTTTTACTACTACTTTCGCTTTGGTATTATTATTACGATTTTTTCAAAGAAGGCGGTACGTTTAGCGGTGTAGATTGGAGAACACTTCTTATATTTTATGGTGCTCTTCTCATATATACGCTTATATTGCATCGTAATTTATTTGATTGGCAGCCAAAAGCAATTTCTAGCTATACGGAAAATATACTTGAAAATCAAGAGGCATTAAATGAAAAAGTAGTTGTAATTGTGATAGATGGTATGCGAAAAGATCGTTTTGAGGCAGCGCATACACCGTATTTAGATTCCCTTCGAAAACAAGGGACAGAGTTTTTAAATATGGAAACTGTATATCCAGCTCGTACAGTTGTATGTTTCTCATCTATGTTTACAGGAACGTATTCATTTGAGCATGGTATTAAATCGAATATGGTTTGGAAGCATGGAGTGAACGTAGAGAGTATTTTCGATTCTCTTCGTAAAGTGGATAAAACAGGGAAGATGTTGGCGGTTGCCCATCTTGTCGACGCGTTTGGCGATGATGTGGAAACATTTACGGCTGTCATGAAAAATGATGTTGTTGACTCGAAAATTATGGAGAAAGCAAGAAAGATTATGGATGAACAAGATCCAGATTTATTTATCGTTCAGCTTATTTCTACAGATCAAACAGGTCATAGCCGCGGCGTACTATATGATGAATATTTACAAAAAATTCATGAAGCAGATCAGCATGTGAAGCAGTTTATTGAGCATTTAGAGAAAACAGGAAAAGCAGAAAATACGACATTTATCATTTGTGCAGATCATGGACAAGCGGATGGGATTGGTGGTCACGGTCATTTAGATGAAGGTGAACGGTTTGTACCATTCTTTATGTACGGTCCTCATATCGCTCAAGGGATAAAAGTAGAAGAGAAGAAGAGTCTTGTTTCTATGGCACCTACAATTGCTTACTTATTAGGAGCGCCGTATCCATCTCATAGTCGTGGTCCTGTATTAGTAGAAGCGCTAAAGGAGCAGGAAAAGGAATGAAAATAATTGTTTTTATACCCGCTCTAAATGAAGAGGATTCTATTGCACATGTCATTCAAAAGGTACCGCGTCATTTTCATCCAAATGTAAAGGTAGAAGTACTTGTCATCGATGATGGCTCAACTGATAGAACGGTAGCTGTTGCAAAAGCGGCGGGGGCTGATCACATCGTTTCATTTGCAAAAAACGGAGGACTTGGTGCAGCTGTTCGAGCAGGTTTGCAGGAAAGCTATCGTCTTGGGGCTGACATTAGTGTAATGATTGATGCTGATGATGAGTACCCAGCTGCTGAAATTCCGAATGTACTTGAACCTATCTTTACTGGAGAAGCAGATTATACGATGGGTTCTCGTTTTCGGGGAACCATTCAAGGAATGAGATTACATCGACGCCTTGGAAATTATTGTTTTACGACGCTGCAATGTTTGTTATTGCGAAAGTGGATTCGCGATGGGCAATCAGGTATGCGTGCTTTTTCTAGACAAGCGATGGAGCATGGGGAAATTATTCATGATTATAACTATGCCCAAGTTATTACTTTGAATTTAGTACGAAAAGGCTTTCGAGTACAAGAAGTACCGATTACGTATAAAGTAAGAGAGACAGGCGAGTCTTTCATATCTTTTCGTAAGTATATGACACGTGTGTTTCCAGCGATTTGGAAAGAAATGACA
The DNA window shown above is from Bacillus clarus and carries:
- a CDS encoding SDR family NAD(P)-dependent oxidoreductase, with translation MKILITGGAGFIGSHLALKLLAQGKQVVLLDNFHSYYAKSRKQFQLAQVQRYGNVPFYECDILYKEDVKAVMQQEKVDGVIHLAGFPGVRPSLEMPGAYVDINIKGTSNVLTCAGEENVKHVIVASSSSVYGEQTGIPLQEEMANGRVLSPYAASKYGAESLCHAYQYMYGFQLNILRFFTVYGPWGRPDMAIASFIRKLLNEEEIVVYGKGTGRDYTYIDDITEGIALTLESNKSDVYNLGSNAPILMSELLTGLEKHFPLMRVRREAHRKGDVTSTWADISKAKEQLGYEPRVSFAEGLERTIAWAKQHPDTV
- a CDS encoding lysylphosphatidylglycerol synthase transmembrane domain-containing protein, which translates into the protein MLGRNNIRILFNLCGIFLLCVFLVISWQSFEASSLWRQLYGLWKHPYTLMFLIVMYGIAFFFRAYAWKLYLHHHITMKEALYGLFYSLFINHVSPLKVGDAVRIAIITKEKKVTLGEATQSVVILRILDLLILGVFGTVGMFILWGNVLLNVPVILACICIGSGTLFLLYKKVPQFVVGQWKQLKAVLFTIQGVIIILLIVMSWVCEAFVIYEIASSLTFIQAVWVNSMTIAGQVFQLTPGGLGTYETVMTFALRALGVGAVAAYEWSLMSHGFKFIFSYGVGAILLVLYPMELRSLVSQKGENIRWKK
- a CDS encoding alkaline phosphatase family protein — encoded protein: MEEVKKASKFEKVAARCWNLLNEGKPFTPIFVFGTFLLFSISQFGQPGFISAFFSSFVLIVPLLVLYYLFDFPLFLRNYLWFPFSAYLIVFKMVHLPLFFFALGLYFFFTILFWGTLYYHLRIGTSWLNFTRFWKLVLKNSDSTSGNAQEQMPKFLLLLSLWYYYYDFFKEGGTFSGVDWRTLLIFYGALLIYTLILHRNLFDWQPKAISSYTENILENQEALNEKVVVIVIDGMRKDRFEAAHTPYLDSLRKQGTEFLNMETVYPARTVVCFSSMFTGTYSFEHGIKSNMVWKHGVNVESIFDSLRKVDKTGKMLAVAHLVDAFGDDVETFTAVMKNDVVDSKIMEKARKIMDEQDPDLFIVQLISTDQTGHSRGVLYDEYLQKIHEADQHVKQFIEHLEKTGKAENTTFIICADHGQADGIGGHGHLDEGERFVPFFMYGPHIAQGIKVEEKKSLVSMAPTIAYLLGAPYPSHSRGPVLVEALKEQEKE
- a CDS encoding glycosyltransferase family 2 protein, with product MKIIVFIPALNEEDSIAHVIQKVPRHFHPNVKVEVLVIDDGSTDRTVAVAKAAGADHIVSFAKNGGLGAAVRAGLQESYRLGADISVMIDADDEYPAAEIPNVLEPIFTGEADYTMGSRFRGTIQGMRLHRRLGNYCFTTLQCLLLRKWIRDGQSGMRAFSRQAMEHGEIIHDYNYAQVITLNLVRKGFRVQEVPITYKVRETGESFISFRKYMTRVFPAIWKEMTRPVEKVTIDYAAHVLTEDKKCS